AATCTGGGCCGATCCTCCAAGAATACGCTCTCTGATAACAGGAGCCGAACGGACTATTTCGTCAAGGACTATTGCCATTCTTCTGCCCACATTTTTTTCCGTGAGGGTGGCAAAGACCTTGCCTCCCCGACCTGTCATATCAAGGCTGACATATGGCTCATTGAAGGTGCCGCCGATTCTGACCTGGGCATCCTTGATCATTTCTCCGGTCATGAGAGTTTTATTTTCCAGAAGCAGTGGAGTCATCATCTCCCTGCCGGTTTTTTTATCTATATTTTTCTCAAAATGAATGGAAGTGTTTTCAGGCAGTCTTCCCTGGAGGGCACGATTCAGTTTCAGGATTGACTCGCCATCCTTCCATTTGCCCGAGGCGCGAACCTGGTCCACCAGCTGTTTCAGGTTAAGTCCTGCGCTTTCCGCTACGAGTTTGAACTCAAGCTGGGCAGTATCGCCAAGAAGTTTCAGGGCGCGCTTCGGATCTTTTACCCCCGGCAGCTGAATGACAATTTCATCATCTCCCTGTCGAATAATCACGGGCTCAGCCACACCAAACTGGTCAATCCTGTTTCGGAGGATTTCCAGGGATTGTTCCACTGCGTGGGTTTTTATATAATCCTTTTTCTCCTGCTTCAGGGTGAGAAAAATCCGTGGAAAACTCCCTTCCTTCGTTTCTATACGAGGGGAAATATCCGGAAAGTCCTCGGCAATGATAGTCTTGACCTGTTCCAATGCTCCGCTGTTTGGCAGAGTGAAGATAATAGTATCGGAAGATGGGGATGATGTTCTGACAGCACTGATTGACTGTTCTGCCAGGGTGTCTTTCAGATCACCGGCTGCAAATTCAAGGGCATTTTCTTCGGCTTTTTTCAGGTTCACCTTGAGGATCAGGTGCATGCCTCCCTGCAGATCAAGACCGAGTCGCAGTCCTTCCGGCGCCATATAGGTTTTCCACCATGTTGGTGTTTGAGGATAGAATGACGGGACAATTGTAATAATTGCCAGAAGGAGAACCGAAGCCAGAAAAGCAAGTTTTACTTTAAGTAGAGTGTTCATGATACCCCTGAAGGTAGGTATAAGTGGAAAAGTAGAAAAATAATTAATCGTTGTAGCTATGTCAAACTCAGCGATTATAACGCAATAACTGAATCTTGCAATACTCTGCCCGTCAAATTTTCCCATCCTCCCTTAAATTTGTTTCAACGGAGGCTCCAAGACTGTGGTTTTACGGGAGTTGTGCCGTTATTAAATTCTGTTGATTGCCTCGGCCATGCAGGCAGCCCCGAATCCATTATCGATATTGACAACAGCAACTCCCGGCGCACAGCTGTTGAGCATACCAAGCAGGGCTGCAATTCCGCTAAAGCTGGCGCCATAGCCGATGGACGTAGGAACAGCAATGACAGGACGGCTGACCAGGCCGCCGATAACACTTGGGAGCGCGCCTTCCATGCCCGCGGCAACAATGATAACTTCAGCAGCGCTGAGCAGGGAACTGTGATTAAGAATCCGGTGCAGGCCAGCCACACCGGCATCGTAGAGGGTTTTTACAGGGTGCCCCAGGGTTGAGAGGGTTATCCGGGCTTCCTCGGCGACAGGAATGTCTGATGTTCCTGCGCTGATTATTGCCGTATATCCTCTGTAGTTGTCCGGAGATTCACGCTGTTCATTACAGGTCAGCATGTGGGCTTCCTGATAGTAGGTGAGTGATGGGAGAGCTTCTGTGACTATGGCCGCTTTCTCTTCATTCACTCTTGTTGCCAACAGAATTGTATTCTGTTTGAGAAAGGCGGAAGCGATGGAGATAATCTGCTCCGGTGTTTTTCCAGCACCGAAAATG
The DNA window shown above is from Desulfomarina profundi and carries:
- the larB gene encoding nickel pincer cofactor biosynthesis protein LarB; translation: MNRQILTTLLTDLKNGTLSLEETVNRLSTFPAETLDNACLDHQRTLRTGIPEVIFGAGKTPEQIISIASAFLKQNTILLATRVNEEKAAIVTEALPSLTYYQEAHMLTCNEQRESPDNYRGYTAIISAGTSDIPVAEEARITLSTLGHPVKTLYDAGVAGLHRILNHSSLLSAAEVIIVAAGMEGALPSVIGGLVSRPVIAVPTSIGYGASFSGIAALLGMLNSCAPGVAVVNIDNGFGAACMAEAINRI